The Panicum virgatum strain AP13 chromosome 3N, P.virgatum_v5, whole genome shotgun sequence genome includes the window TCGTTAGGAACACCGATTTCCAAATATATCTCTCTAGGTTTCCTAAAACAGATTCTCTTTGAGCAGGCGCGTATCCTCTAGGGCTATTTGAACTATTTGGAGGGGGGTTAAAAGAGAATCAATGGAGCTCACCCGAAATAGCCCCAAAGAGCATCTCTTGGGAGGGATAATTTTTAGGGGTgagctatttgcaaatagccctCCTATTTGGCTCCTCTAGGGCTATTTGAACTATTTGGAGGAGGGCTAAAAAATAACCCATGAATCCAAACAACCAATATATATACAATTCACTGACGTGGTCGGACAACTCATTTAATTGAGAAACAAACAATTTATACATATTCTAATGTACAACTGCTATTATATATGTGAATATTCTTGAGCCTTTGGAGATCTTCTGGGAGTTACCACCTTTGCTTGTATACATAACCAATGATAAAGCAATGTAAAAATGTTCCTAAAGAATGGCAGAAAATCATCTGTCATGATCAAGTGTGCATGCTACATAGGTTATCTGTTAGTAAAAAAGTAAAAATTTTGAATCTTGGGTGTTGGGTGGGTGCACGTCTtgaaaaagaaagaggaaaaggAGAATGTATTTTGAAAAGGCCCAAATGCCCGCTTCCTGCTTGCAAAAGGCCCAAtactccaaagtccaaaccgcgatttttttatttttatatttttcaaaatcgttttttacagaaatatattttcggtttcataatttacagttttgtacccctaccgccggctgcggggcggccggcccctgccgccctgctgccgggcagtagggacctgaatgtaaataaaatttatttttattcgcattttggcctttgggggggagcctgccgcccggcagccagGCGGTAAGTACCCGCtgcccggtggaggggcggtaggcctacccgccgcccggcaggggggcggcaggcccctcccGCAGGTTAAACTTTGCCCGTCAGTGCGGTAGTGCGGCATTACAGGCACCACCACGACATTTCGGTAAACATATaatccatatcttaatttcaaataattttggtatgaagtctaattccttttgCATTTACATATAGGATCGCAACACTTATATGATGCgggaccttcttcgtattatcctatggcgacagcagaaggaacgcaaggtaaatacATAATCCGTAACCCGAATTTATCATGTTAttcttatttctatgaatattttaaataatttgaacggtttacaggatcgcaccaccagcttcctgatatgggtccttcttcgtatccaccaccaacaggtacgtatgatgaatatgtacccaaatagattacttataagacgatgattaagatatcttaattgctactgcATAGGGGCCACACAAGATACCTTGGAGGCGAACTTCGAAGactggagtcggttattttctacacctaaccagcaggccgatcctaccttccagacacatgtggccaccggacgtccaggtagagacgtagggcctccagacCGACACACATAccctacagaccacgtccacgcacaacgtaaaagaggtcgacatggccggggtggttaggatgtgcttctagttgtttctgtatttttgttatgaaCATGTCGTCAtattatacttatttcgttctcatgcatcacctatttcgttctcagttgcgtatgtatatgaattgctaagttatacttttcatattcatctactttactaaacggtttttatttctatccaaaatatttaaaaccacatctaatgccACACTACCGTACTGACGGACAAGATTTAACCTGCGGGAGGGACCAAAATgggattaaaaataaattttatttacattaaggtccctaccgcccggcaggagggcggcagggggccggccgccccgcagccgggcggtaggagtataaatctgtaaattataaaaccgaaaatatatttctgtaaaaaacgattttgaaaagtaaaaaaataaaaaaaaatgcgTCCAaacccctgccgggcggtaggggtataaatctgtaaattatgaaaccgaaaatatatttatgtaaaaaataattttgaaaaatataaaaataaaaaaaacgcgtCCAAACCCCTCTCCTTGgctgaaaaaaaaaaaaaaagaccccAACTTGTCGTTGTCCATCGAAGGAAGGTCTGGGCTCTGCCGATGCCAACCCTCCAGTCATCGTGGCGGAAGCCCGCAAGCGTACGGAGACCGTGGAAGGCGGCGGAtcgtcgcctcgccgctcgtCGGTGACCTCTACTAGCCCTCGCAGCGGCAAGAACCGGCAGCCCTGCCCGCGTACCCCTCCGGACGGCGACGAGGATTCATCCGAGTCTAGTCCATCGGCGACGGCCATGAATGGCTCGTCAGTGACGAGGATTCGGATTTCGAGGCTTCGGGTGAGACACTGAGACTCAAAATCATCCGTAAAAATCAGGCGATCAGCCATTGCTCAATTCGTTTAATCCCCCCTCATTTTTGGAAACTGCATAGAGCCGCTGATAtatagaacaaaaaaaaagcatgTAATATTCTAAAAAAGGAAAATCTTGGGTTGATTTCCTAGTCTCCGAAACCAACCTTTTATGTAATTTTAAACTCTctttctcttaatgaaaaacatgcTCAGTCACGGTCATTAAAATATTCTAAAAAAAGGAACACCCCTACTATTAAGTTTGTGTGGAAACAAGGTACTCTATGAGggtaattaaaaaaaaacatgtgatTCATGTGAAAGGTACCGAACATATATATGTTCACATGAATACTTTGTTCTATTATATTAATTGTCGGCTTTGGATTGAAAGCGGAAACAAACCCACTACTGATCCAAACACTGAAGAAGTCTAATTAGATTCTGCTCCAATTATATGGCTAAAGTAATAGGAGAAGTTTAGGTCCCCAAAGTACCATGGACATATAATAGTTTCACGGGATCGTGACAGGCTCATAAACCCTGGGTCGGTTATAGAACAGAAATAAGATAGAATATTTCAGTTCACAACCTACTGCATCAGAAATACACCATTTAACATCAGGTTCATTAAGTTGAGACACTTATCTGGTAGATAAAATCAGATAAAGTAGAGAATATACTAGAGTTTCTCATTTGGCCCAAATTAAAGTAGATAACATAAAGTCAGCGGTTCGtttagaaattaaaaaaaaaagattttctCATTTGGTGCCCCTGCACACTGTAGTTAAGACTAGGCCCAAAGTCTAGCAAAAAGCCAGAAGAACTTTAATATGGGAAGACTAACCTGTGTTATACGGTAACAGGTTGGTAACCTGTTTTTGTACGGTTTACTCataaaatttttttttttttgcttgggTGGCGGCATAAGCACCTGCTTTTTTTTCCTGCTCACTTTTTGTCTACAGTTTTGGAAGCTTAGCCTGTTGTGGTTTTGTGTGCTTATCTGTCTATGGAACTCAAGGCGTGAGCATGCGACTATGTTTAAAATTGAAATAAGCAATTATGCTGCATGCGCATGCCCTCGGCATTTCTCATGGACTGCAATTGTTTTGCACATATTTGTTAATAAAGCAAGGGATTTTGAACTATCTTGTGATGACCTTCACATCAACAAAATATGATACTTCAATAAACTCCGAAGCTTGTTAGCTTTATCCTTTTGGCTGATTTCAGTGACTTTTATGTAGGAGTAGGACTTCACCGCCCATATGCACTTGATGATGTCCCAAAGTTTAATTGTGGCTACGAAGAGCAGAACTATGTGTTGTATAGGAACCCAGatattgagtttttttttcctcgaaCACCGATATTGAGCTTCGAGGTCCTTCACCAATTAGACTTTCCCCTGTATTCAAATATAGCaactatgtgtttggttctgatTATAATCTTGGTGATAAATCTGGAAGTAGGTGGTTACTTTGTTTGTTCAttgttatttttatttacaataCATTATATAGTCATCAACTACTGTAAATCTGTATGTATCCTCTTTAATATTTGATTTTGCAGTCAGCATCAGCAATGTTAGGGATTGCATGCTCAACTCAATGCCGCTGCCTCCCAATGTTTTTGCTTTAGTTCATTGATATTAAAATTGCTGGATATCTTCATACCTGGCCGGCCCTGGTAAGATCTTTGGTTTTGTTGCAGCATGGGATACGATTGAGCCCTTGCGCAATTATGTCTACAGGCATGAGATTAACAACTCTGAAGATGTATATGTGAAACAAAACACGGTAAAAGCATGAAATAAGGTAATTTTATTTCTTATATGAACTTTGAAAGCTTGCAAGTATCTGTACATGCTCCTTTTTAGCATTCTAAAAATCAGAGCTGCATATCTTTTTAAATAGGCTTCAGCCTTACAAGTTTGTGAAGCTAACATCAATAATCCCTGCTACAACAAAAATAAAACAGGCATTCTAATTTACAACAACATATGCGAAGAGAAGGGGATAGTTTGGTTTGCAAATTCGCAATTGTCTACCTGCACACTGCTTTACATCATCATGAAACTAGTCATCCCTATTAGTTGTTCCACATATATGCTATCTCGTATATGTGATTGGTGAACAAGAGCGCCTCTGCTACAAACTGATGATCTGAATATGATTGCACTGTAGGGCGTGGCACGTTTGTCACTGACAAGCCCAGCTCGAGTCATTTCAATGTGTATCCCAGGCATTGATCAAGTTTGAGCTCCGGGTGCGGACCGAAGGCTGACCTGATGAAGATGAGCCCAAAGGTGACTGCCTGATTGAAGGATCAGATTCCTTCATTGAACACCGGCGCCTGTACGGTGACAACTGCGCTTTGGACGTCAAGTTTGCAGTGCTGATCAATGCAGTGGGGCCTGCATCGACGTCGAGGTCCTCAGTCTGGGTGCCATTGCCAGCGGCATCATCCTGAAGGTATACGTCAAGACAAGTGGCTTCAGTGAGGCGATCCGTCTCTTGGAAGATGCTGCTCCAAAGCCAGGTGTTGTGATGAGCTTTGttgttgcagacttgcagtggAGACACACAACTACCTCGATGTCAACATCGAAGAGTCATCGGAAGACAATCCTGTTCTTGGGCGAAAGGAGAAGAAGCCGGCGTTGTGTTCATGGTGGAAGTGCAGCTTCGGTTCTGATTATCATGATATGGACAAATAAGTAGCAGAGCTGGGCGAGTTTGCAGTAGTTTCAGTCAATGCAATTAGAAATCCTATAGGAAGAAAGAATCCTCAAGGGAGTAACTGAAAATTTTATTAAGCATGTAACTCTATAACCAGAACAACTAGAGGGGACGATGACTAGGAGTCTAGGAGTATCTAAGTATCTACATTTTGGCAAGCCCTATGCTCCAATCATGCTCAACACTCCACTACTAGAAAGAAATGATGATTACTCATTTTGAAAATCTCATTTCAAACAGACTATTATCTGTATGTTGCAAGGCAGCGTATAGCTCTCCAAAAAAGTTAAGTATGTATTCTTCAATTCGCAGCCTCGAAGAGATTGATGCACAGatcaataataataataataataataataataataacaacaacatcatcatcatcatcatcatcatcatcaaaaaGTTAAAAAAATCAATATTTCCCTTTCATCGATCATTTTACACTGCATGACATCTCAAAAGCAATGCCGTATAGTCCAGTGACCTATTGATCCacagaaaactgaagtttttgGGCGTTAATGAGTACAGGTGAACCTTGTTTAGTTCTCTCTACAATCTGCTGAATCAGCATTTTACTATCATCGTCGGTCTCGTCTTCGGCATCCCCATCACTCTCTTGAGCTCTGCTAGCATCCACACTCTTCAGAATTTGCTCCCAAGTGGGTATTTCTTTCGGCTTCCTAGAGATGTCCTCCAGGCCCCAGATCAAGCCACGGTCCACCAAGTAATCTTCTGTCACCTGCGGTTTTCCGTTTGTACTTGTGGTGCAAGGGGAGTCAGCAATTCTCATGAATTCTTCGTACGCTTCATCATAAGCTTCTAGTGCATCTCCGGATAGGTTTAGACAATAGGGTTCTGCTGTGGAGCTAGTTTCCTGTATGAACATGGGACTTTCCTGGTTGGACGAAGAACCTGACTCACTGTTTGAGCAGATTCGTTCATCGAAGATTCGATCAGCCACCATCATCTGCAGTTGTGCCTGCTTCTGTCTATGGGCAAGTACTGACTCAAGCTCCTTGATTCGGTCTTCAAGCCTATGTTGAATCACCTTGTGGAGACGAATGCTGAGATCTCTAGGTGAGACAGGATAATTTGCTCCACGTGTATAATCTGGGGAACTTTCTCTGCTGTCCCTGCCATGGTAACTTTCACTGCTGTAATCTGTGAGGTCGCGAGGGACCATATCAACTTTCAGTTCACCACAAACAATGTCACCAATAAACTCTTGATCAACCTGTGGATGCAGAATTTCAGTAAATAGAATTGTAGGCTACTTCAAATGTATATGGAGTGTTTCGGTGAAAGATCATTACCTCATTGAAGTCGgatgtttcttcttccaaaccTTTCAAGGTGATATTCAGTTCCAGTCTCGCAAGCTCGGCTTCAAGCTCAGCTTCGATTTTGCTCATCGGCTCCGGATCAACATGTATTTTGTTATTATCATCTATTATTAGCAGATAAAATTGACAGTAATACATAAGCTTTTGCTTTGAATAAGTTACAAAATGTCCTCAGAAAATTATAAAAAGTTGACACTTTACCATAATGTTTGCTAGTAGTTTCATTTGGCAATTCTTTCACAGTTAAACCCTCTTTCATCTCCAGCTCATCTTGTAAATCCTGAACCAAGTTCTCCATGCGCTTCAGTGTGCCCTTCAAAATATCAAATTCCTTCTTGTTTGACAGAGAAGATGCTAGAATACCGATGCTCAACCCAGTGGAGAATAGGAGCAATCGATCACGTAAACCTGCAGATCGAATGTCCTTATTTACGATTTGCTAAATGCTTCAAAGCAGAGAAAAGTCTAAAATAACATGAATTCAGTTAAGAAGGATGCCATTCATACAGGAAAAACACCATTTCATTTACAGTCATTAGAACGACAGAGAAAGAGGTTACTGTAAGACATGAGTGTCTGCAAAACATCATCTGAATTATTGTCCTCTGGAATTTGACCTCTGAATTGTAGTAAGCAATGTTGCATAGGAAAGAATGAGAAAAATCACAAGTAGTAATATGAATGAGAAAGTGAACTCAGAGAACTGATAATATAACATTACAAGTAgagtttctttaaaaaaacCATGGAGGTAGTACTAGTGAAGAGGAGTCATAACAATTAACGAAAGGAACAGAAGTTCCCCAACGAGTTATCAGAAGTTCTCTACTAGTAGTATTACCTGACCATGGATGTCAAGAGTTGAGTTTGTACAAAGATGACAGATGGTAGTTTCAATGTGATGGTGCTGGTGCTAGTAACAGGACAAAGGACTGGATGCTGTGTACTTGGCTATGCAACTACTTATAACAGAATTCTCAAAATCTTATAGTATAACTGTAATATTTCCATTTATCTTAGCAGCTAAGCACTTCAATTGAAATGTTTAGTTTTTATTTCAAATTGGATTGGCAGACATAATAGGCATGTCAAACAAGAATTCATGAACCATGCCCATCATGATATCATAATACATCAGGGTGTCCAAATGTCCAAGGAACGCAGTATTTGACTCACTTCCATTTGATGTATAGTATAtgacaaggaaaacatcatGGAAGCAAATTATTTGAAGCATGGAATTACTCCGCAATAATTATATAGCCAACATCGAGGAATGA containing:
- the LOC120666562 gene encoding uncharacterized protein LOC120666562, which translates into the protein MDKHGNPKNGEADNNVFRRMIPNQIAGDISFDEENVPYTPRSSVHSSFGGSSGRAVASTSGSHNTGSVSPGPGEYLRDPGSILSLQPWIFKTSSSKKNNNKRMHASGSRPFGTGKNLVDCFRDAQAVEVSARRPGLVSGPGRVCGALRSRSCGNSVEPLVLTDNPCVPHLYCENFETEECTFAPVPSPVSARPFVVTDGGRIISKSRYEPVPVPFNIGFDKEEFRDTSMIPGNVIGVAPLPELKKFKQEGRESRTARPGLSGSQRSSKSYGQSGLRDRLLLFSTGLSIGILASSLSNKKEFDILKGTLKRMENLVQDLQDELEMKEGLTVKELPNETTSKHYDDNNKIHVDPEPMSKIEAELEAELARLELNITLKGLEEETSDFNEVDQEFIGDIVCGELKVDMVPRDLTDYSSESYHGRDSRESSPDYTRGANYPVSPRDLSIRLHKVIQHRLEDRIKELESVLAHRQKQAQLQMMVADRIFDERICSNSESGSSSNQESPMFIQETSSTAEPYCLNLSGDALEAYDEAYEEFMRIADSPCTTSTNGKPQVTEDYLVDRGLIWGLEDISRKPKEIPTWEQILKSVDASRAQESDGDAEDETDDDSKMLIQQIVERTKQGSPVLINAQKLQFSVDQ